A region of the Parasteatoda tepidariorum isolate YZ-2023 chromosome 7, CAS_Ptep_4.0, whole genome shotgun sequence genome:
CactaaatgttataaataatttttttacttgttaatttaatttacttgttaATTTAATTGAGAACTTTCTATtagaattataagttaataaaatttaagtctcTATATTAagtctatattaaaatttgttcaccTTAAATTTTGGATGTTCACCTTTTACCTGTTATTTTAGCTCAAAAACTAAGACTTATAATCTTGAAATTActaaagtgtataaaaaaagtGCACAAGAATTAagatggaacaaaaaaaaaatttaacttttgaacaactgttaaacttgttggAAAAAATACCATACTGGCTCTACAGTTCACAAGAATGCGATTGTGGAATTAAAATTTGGCGTAAGGgccatatttgtttataaacttaacgtaaagtattttttttcttcaaaattccaataatttgctcgaaaattattgtaatttttagtgCATTTTTGCGAAACATATCTGGATTAAACTTgttttacgttacatttttcttttgctgCTCGAAATCTACAAGAAACTTGAATTTACAAAGATATGTCGAAAAATGTACAAGAAGTTCGATAGagtaataaatctaaaaaaaaaaatacgatttgattattaattagagaattattaactgttatacTTGTGgtaagatggaaaaaaaagataaagggGGAATAAATGGTTTATGTCAATTAAAGCTGGTTatgagaaaaaatgaattaacacACGGACAGGAACTGTTTTTCCACAGTTTCCACATTCTATGGCCTGCTATTTATACACTATttgaagtttgtaaaaaaaaaaatgtataacaggtgtttaatttgagttttatttcttctagttcttttatgtttgaatggGAAGAtgaagataaatgaaaaaaatttggtaagttTCGCTGTCTCAAAAAGTTGCATCGATAGAGAAGGTTGGCTTGGCAAACGAGGCGAGGTCAACAAAAGCTTCCAAAAAAGATGGTGTGTCTTAAAAGGAAATCTTCTGttctatttcgaaaaaagaGATGACAAAGAGCCAGCTGGTCTAGTCATTCTTGAGGGATGCACCGTGGAACTCGCTGAAAATGAGGAAACTTATGCCTTTAAGCTTGTGTTCCACGGTGCTGGTAATAGGACTTATATTCTTTGTGCCAGCAGCCAAGAGAACATGGAACAATGGATGAAAGCTCTCGCGTCTGCTAGCTATGATTATGTCAAATTGATGGTTGGTGAATTACAGCGCCAGCTAGATGAAGCAACAGAGATGGAAAAACAAGCTTCCTTAACAGTGCCAAATCAGATGAAAGGTGGCAAGCTTCCTTCTAACAGATCTGATGGTTGTCTTTTTGGGCACGCTGCAGCTGGTGGTCGTGCTCCTAGATTCAACCCTTTTGATAAATGGAAGGCAAATGGCGAGCTTGAAGCTCCTGTCGATGGTTCTTCTGCCATGGCTACTGCTTCATCAGAAGATGATCTTCTTCATCATGGTGCAGGCTCTCGTCTTAGGTCGAGGCAACGATACCTTTTCATTGAGCTACATGAGTATTATGGCCAAATTTTTCGTAGGTTGTTCGAAGAGCAAAAGAAGAAAAGCTCTGCTCCAGCTTCCAAACCTGATCAAGATTTAATATCGTTTGCTTGATAACAATTTACTTATAAGggctttaaaaagtttatttaattgttgtgATGGACTTTTACAATCttacaattttgttataaattttacttattgtgttagAAAGCATgatctatttataaatatttcattttatttcatgtaaataaatagCGATGGATTTCTAAATTAACtcatacaaatatttgcattGTTGTTACATTTAATATTGACATGTTAtcattgagatttttaaaacattttcattatttatatggtagacgaaacaaaataaatttaaccttgCCAAATAATTTGTTGAATTCTTGTTTTGTTGAGTTGCCAAACAGTTGTTTCGCAATTCAACAATGCATTCATACATGCATTTACACTTTACACACTATTTGTTTCTGATAAGTGTAGTGAAAAGCTTGTCCCACCCCCACATCTTTGCGTAAATAATAGAAATGGGGTTCGATATCCAACGGCGGCATGCATCCCAATCAGATCGATAGATGCTTCAGATCAATGGATACCAGTTCATTTGAAAAGTAAAGGCTGCCTTATCGCCACAATCAGCAATTGTGGAATCCTAACCTTTGTGAAAAAACTGGCACACCAAGGACTGTTGCGATACTACTGTTATTTTGTTCTagtcagggttgggtttttgacgtcaaaaagtggtttttgacatgacaagggtataatactggtttaaaccgtcaaaaacccgtcaaaaatgtcaaaaactgaagtttgccaagaaaatatataaacttcaaaactaccaacagttgccatgcattatattgaaatttaattatactataggtaatcagcaggttttaaaatattttttaattaaaattaaggtaaaataacagatttaaaatctcagaaatttatattcaaatgcatgtgcagaaaaattttgcataaaatttttttaaatgtttatattttgaagaaaaaaaaaattatttttgatacttaagaaaattaaaagtttattactatgcatttctGAGATATAAGGAacgtataactaatatttataaggaacttacaagttatgttgtataaatacaaacttgatacaagtgtatgaaaaaaaattttaatgttaaaccgaatatctttattatccagtatgttaatttgaatttaaaagtagttatatttgtgaataatgataaatataattcatattgtttattatatttatttataattattacacttatcattttaaaacaatttttatctcttaatttttttttctccacttgtattaagaatacaaataatgcatatcttgaaagcaagaagtaattattcaacagctgaatatttagatattcaacaaaactatatagtattcagcaaaatgaaattcacaagtatttggataaactaaattttcagcatagtaaatgaataggctgaatatactgtaaatcgacactaactactctgtgtatttaacagaaagcacttaaatttgtattgtcttatgttaaaaagattattaagaagatttaaaagaatattaaaaagatttttctttaaaagatgtctaatgtacaaaactgctaatgtttatctttaaaaatgtctaatttttagtataatctatactatacactaaatttggttataaataaatttcttaataatatcactgcagattttcaataacacatgaaaatgaatacataatattacaaaagatgtgagctttcaaaagtacaagattttggttactattc
Encoded here:
- the LOC107452218 gene encoding sesquipedalian-2, with translation MKINEKNLVSFAVSKSCIDREGWLGKRGEVNKSFQKRWCVLKGNLLFYFEKRDDKEPAGLVILEGCTVELAENEETYAFKLVFHGAGNRTYILCASSQENMEQWMKALASASYDYVKLMVGELQRQLDEATEMEKQASLTVPNQMKGGKLPSNRSDGCLFGHAAAGGRAPRFNPFDKWKANGELEAPVDGSSAMATASSEDDLLHHGAGSRLRSRQRYLFIELHEYYGQIFRRLFEEQKKKSSAPASKPDQDLISFA